TAGTATATGAAAACACCGACTATGGTAGAGGCATTCTACCGTACCTCATTAGTGCACTTCAAGAGAGTGATGTTCATGTCCCGTATCAGAGTGTTATCCCTCCATCAGCAACAAGTGAAATCATGATGCAAGAACTCTATAAGTTGATGACAATGCAAACAAGGGTGTTTATTGTTCATATGTCATCCACGATGACTTCCCTTCTTTTTACAAAGGCCAAAGAGGCAGGGATGATGGACAAAGGATTTGCGTGGATTACTACAAACGGAGTAGCAAACATCATCGACTCACTCAATCCAAGTGTGACCGAGGTGATGAATGGTGTACTGGGAGTAAGGTACCATGTCCCCAAATCAAAAGAGCTTGATAGTTTCTCCATAAGGTGGAACAGAATGTACCAACAGGATAACCCAGATGAATCACCCTTCAATAAACTAAGCATTGTTGGACTACGGGCCTATGATACGATATGGGCATTAGCACAGGCAGCAGAAAAGGTTGGGATATCCAGTGCCCCAAATAAGCAACCATGGTCCATTAAGAACTCCACATGCTTGGAATCCATGGTTATTTCCCCAAATGGTCCAAAACTCTTAGCAGCAATTGTACAAAATAAGTTTAGAGGTATAAGTGGCGACTTTGACCTTACAGACAAACAGCTTAAAGTTTCTGTGTTCCAAATAATAAATGTGGTTGGGAGAGGTTGGAGAGAAATCGGGTTTTGGAGTGTGAAAAGTGGACTTTCACGGCAGTTGAATCAAAATGGCTTAAAAACAACAGGATCAGCCTCAATGCTTGATCTAAATCCTGTAATTTGGCCAGGAGAGTCAACTGAAATACCGAGGGGCTGGGAAATTCCTATAAGTGGTAAGAAGCTTAGAGTCGGTGTGCACACGAGCAATTGCCCAGAGTTTATAAAGACATTCAGAGATCCTGTTACAAATGTAACAAGTGCGAGTGGCCTTTCAATTGACATATTTGAGGAGGCAATAAAGAGGCTACCTTTTGCACTTACTTATGAGTACCTGGCATTTGACACAGCTGATACAGCAACTACAGGAAGCTATAACGATTTTATTTATCAAGTTTATCTTCAGGTAAGAAATACATTACGAAAGATTTGGTTTCAATTTCTTAATCTATCATTGCAGAAACTAGAAGCTGCATACATTCCACTGTTAAGAAGAAAACTCTAGTAGCTAAAACATTTTACAAGATATTAACTTAGTTCCACATTTTCATCCAGTGTTTTGTTCTGCTTTCAATTGAAACCAGGCTCCTATTTTATTTTACATAGAAGGATGTCAGATAGAAAGGCTCATTGTATTTTGTTTTTCTCAAAGCAAATCAAAAGTCTATTTTGCATGCTAAAATATTTTCCTCTTATTGAACAATTTACTTCCAGTGTTTAATCATTCTTAGAAGTAGATCATCACTTTCTTATTTCTCAAATATATGAAGCTGATTCATGCCATTGCAGAAATACGACATAGCGGTTGGAGATATTACTGTAAGGTACAATAGATCATTGTATGTCGACTTCACTGTACCGTACACAGAATCTGGAGTAGGGATGATTGTTCCAgtcaaggaaaacatgatcaagaATATGTGGATTTTCTTGAAACCATTGAGCACTGGAATGTGGTTTGGAAGCATCATATTCTTTATTTACACAGGAGTTGTTGCCTGGCTTCTGGAGTATCTAAATGGCAATCAACATGTACATGGTCCCTTTTCACTCAAACAAGTGGGGATTACAATGTTCTTCTCCATTTTTGAAGAGAGTTGAGTAAACATTACAGTTTCCTAGATCTTTGCTTAATTTTGAACAAGTATTTCAGTTGCATAGACAAAGTATACGTTGCACTGCATGAAAATAAGAAGCGCCGAAAGATTCCTTCGAAAAAGATTACTGCAGTGATCTAACTAAACTGCACCTCCACAACTTTTAGGAAAGAAAATCATCTGTATGACCCCATTTTAGTTAAACTTATCTTAATGTTTCTCAGCATAAGAACCTAGATCTGTCTaattagtactcccttcgttccataattattgttgtggttttagttcaaatctaGCTGGGGATGAACTAATGCTAGTACGTATCTGCTTTAGAAACATGAAAGCAATACACCTGTTCTTCATAATTGCGCTTCACTAAAGGAAAAAAAATTATAGCGTCAATTGAAAAAAATGATGGTAAGACTTGCATTTATCATACCAAGAAATAGATATTGCATATGCTTTCAAGCAAGTCCTCCAATGGCATGCATTGCAGTATCCCAATCAAGTCCTGGAATGTTATGCATTGCAGTATCCCAGCTTTCAAGTTTGTTTACTGTCTCAataatatcttcatcattattgcaGAGGAGAAGCTGGAACGATTTCTATCCAGAATTGTTCTACTTGTATGGATGTTTGTTTTTCTGGTACTTACATCAAGTTATACAGCAAGCTTTGCATCAATGCTGACTGTACAGCAGCTTTCACCAACAGTGACTGATGTTCATGAACTCCAGAGGAAAGGAGAATATGTAGGGTTCCACCGTGGTTCCTATATAGAGGGTCTACTGGTGGATATTGGTTTTGAAAAATCAAAGATGAGGCCCTACGAAACACAGGAAGATTTCGCTGCTGCTCTTTCTAAAGGAAGCAAAGATGGTGGCATTGCTGCGCTTGTACATGAAATCCCCTACATCAAACTGTTTCTTGCAAAGTACAGCAAAGGTTACACAATGGTGGGACCTATCTACAAGAGTGCAGGTTTTGCATTTGTAAGTTTAACTCACTCACTAGGGTGCTTTGTTTTAATCTCTTGAAAAAAAAATCTGCATTGAAGTTTGCTAGCAAGTCAAGTAAAATGTTATGCTCATGTTTCTCCTTCAATTCTACATACCACGTCCCCTAAGATTGCTATATACAAATTCGAAGTTACGAAATAAAAATAGAAATAGTGAGGCTATCTAATAGCATACGATGAATAATTTATCTTCCAGTTGACTGAATGAAAAGTTGAAAAAGGGTGGAGATAAATGTCAAAGTGAAAACGATGCCCTTTTCTAGTCTGTCTGTCCCCAATAATGAACTCTCACTGACCGCACCCTATGGGGATCATCAATGTAAGCTTAACTACCATATACAACAATATAGAAGAGGCAAGCAACAACCATCACATAAAAATAGATCCATCCATTTTCTATCAAAAAAATTATATGAGCTGATATTTCCATTTGGCGCTGCAGTGGATTATGATAAATAATCTTGGAGACCAAGCAATAGCTTGGATGGTAGCCGTGCTGGTGGTCTTCCACCAGCCTGGGATCGACCCTTCATGGTCACATTTCCAGGAGCCTctctccgtatcaaaatataagcaCAGAGGGACTTCACCCCCTTAAGCCATTCATTTTTATGATAAATAATCTCGGTTGGATGGATTGCTTCTAGATAACCTTGGCGTTTAGTTAGTCTGTTTTTTCCTCTTCTAAAACGAATTGCATAATCTGCATTCGAGAACATATGAGATGTAATGTGGGAGGTCAACCATTCGATAACACTATATCTAACTCTGGT
This window of the Triticum aestivum cultivar Chinese Spring chromosome 5D, IWGSC CS RefSeq v2.1, whole genome shotgun sequence genome carries:
- the LOC123121583 gene encoding glutamate receptor 2.8; this translates as MQCISAPKNLKLAVPHGMERTPRAILFLLLLLLVDPGVAQNTTGKADEFHVGVILNLGSLVGKVARTSISLAVQDFYAVHQNYSTKLTLHFRDSMASDVKAASAAIELLDNYKLQAIIGPQKSSEAVFISKIGNITQVPTVSFTATSPSLTSDTMPYFVRATLNDSAQVNSIASLVKAYGWREVVLVYENTDYGRGILPYLISALQESDVHVPYQSVIPPSATSEIMMQELYKLMTMQTRVFIVHMSSTMTSLLFTKAKEAGMMDKGFAWITTNGVANIIDSLNPSVTEVMNGVLGVRYHVPKSKELDSFSIRWNRMYQQDNPDESPFNKLSIVGLRAYDTIWALAQAAEKVGISSAPNKQPWSIKNSTCLESMVISPNGPKLLAAIVQNKFRGISGDFDLTDKQLKVSVFQIINVVGRGWREIGFWSVKSGLSRQLNQNGLKTTGSASMLDLNPVIWPGESTEIPRGWEIPISGKKLRVGVHTSNCPEFIKTFRDPVTNVTSASGLSIDIFEEAIKRLPFALTYEYLAFDTADTATTGSYNDFIYQVYLQKYDIAVGDITVRYNRSLYVDFTVPYTESGVGMIVPVKENMIKNMWIFLKPLSTGMWFGSIIFFIYTGVVAWLLEYLNGNQHVHGPFSLKQVGITMFFSIFEEKEKLERFLSRIVLLVWMFVFLVLTSSYTASFASMLTVQQLSPTVTDVHELQRKGEYVGFHRGSYIEGLLVDIGFEKSKMRPYETQEDFAAALSKGSKDGGIAALVHEIPYIKLFLAKYSKGYTMVGPIYKSAGFAFALPKQSPLRAEMSRAILNITGEDSINEIEKKWIYQNSHQHEDKIDGSGAITFESFGGLFLLTGIVTTCSLAVAMLMNLYKKYQENAWSKEDDQNECGHRQQGENGDSQEEQGDQNSNEHGNCSDIEKQTTLTVPLSSNTE